Proteins from a genomic interval of Lysobacter arenosi:
- a CDS encoding rod shape-determining protein translates to MFKKFRGMFSNDLSIDLGTANTLIYVRGQGIVLNEPSVVAVRQDRLIGGNRTVAAVGSEAKMMLGRTPGHITTIRPMKDGVIADFTYTEEMLKHFIRKVHKSRFLRPSPRVLVCVPCGSTQVERRAIKESAEEAGAREVYLIEEPMAAAIGAGMPVTEARGSMVVDIGGGTTEVAVIALNGIVYSASVRIGGDRFDESIISYVRRTYGTLIGEATSERIKIEIGCAYPQTKAASIEVSGRNLAEGVPKMITINSNEVLEALREPLAGIVSAIKLALEQTPPELCADVAERGIVLTGGGALLRDLDRLISEETGLHVQVADDPLTCVARGGGRALELVDMHGNEFFAPE, encoded by the coding sequence ATGTTCAAGAAGTTTCGCGGCATGTTTTCCAACGACCTGTCCATCGACCTGGGCACGGCCAACACTCTCATCTACGTCCGCGGCCAGGGAATCGTCCTGAACGAACCATCGGTGGTCGCTGTCCGCCAGGACCGCCTGATCGGCGGCAACCGCACCGTCGCGGCGGTCGGCAGCGAGGCCAAGATGATGCTCGGGCGCACCCCGGGCCACATCACCACGATCCGCCCGATGAAGGACGGCGTCATCGCCGACTTCACCTACACCGAGGAAATGCTCAAGCATTTCATCCGCAAGGTGCACAAGTCGCGTTTCCTGCGCCCGAGTCCGCGCGTGCTGGTGTGCGTGCCCTGCGGCTCGACCCAGGTCGAGCGCCGCGCCATCAAGGAATCGGCCGAGGAGGCCGGCGCGCGTGAGGTTTACCTCATCGAGGAACCGATGGCGGCCGCGATCGGCGCCGGCATGCCGGTCACCGAGGCACGCGGTTCGATGGTCGTCGACATCGGCGGCGGCACCACCGAAGTCGCAGTCATCGCCCTGAACGGCATCGTCTACTCGGCTTCCGTCCGCATCGGCGGCGACCGTTTCGACGAGTCGATCATCAGCTACGTGCGCCGCACCTACGGCACGCTGATCGGCGAGGCGACCTCCGAGCGCATCAAGATCGAGATCGGCTGCGCCTACCCGCAGACCAAGGCGGCCTCGATCGAGGTCTCCGGCCGCAACCTCGCAGAGGGCGTGCCGAAGATGATCACGATCAACTCCAACGAGGTCCTCGAGGCCCTGCGCGAGCCGCTGGCCGGCATCGTCTCGGCGATCAAGCTGGCGCTGGAGCAGACCCCGCCGGAACTGTGCGCCGACGTCGCCGAGCGCGGCATCGTGCTGACCGGTGGCGGCGCCCTGCTGCGCGACCTGGACCGCCTGATCAGCGAGGAGACGGGCCTGCACGTGCAGGTCGCCGACGATCCGCTGACCTGCGTCGCCCGTGGCGGTGGCCGCGCGCTGGAACTGGTCGACATGCACGGCAACGAGTTCTTCGCGCCGGAGTAA
- a CDS encoding carbohydrate kinase family protein produces MSALICGSLAYDTIMVFPDQFKNHILPDKVHILNVSFLVPRMRREFGGCAGNIAYNLKLLGGDPIPMATVGQDFGPYREHFEQQGINLSQVKEIEELFTPQAFITTDHDNNQITAFHPGAMMRSYENHVRDVKGVSFGIVSPDGREGMLQNATEFAELGIPFIFDPGQAMPLFNGEELRHFIEQADYVTVNDYESNLLQERTGWSENDIVKRVKAYITTRGPHGSQIHTPEKTFDIPPAHERRVTDPTGCGDAFRAGLIFGIEKGYDWLTIGRMGNLMGALKVEHPGTQNQRFDYDEFNEQFKQQFGYSL; encoded by the coding sequence ATGTCTGCGCTGATCTGCGGCTCTCTGGCCTACGACACGATCATGGTGTTTCCGGACCAGTTCAAGAACCACATCCTGCCGGACAAGGTTCACATCCTGAACGTCTCGTTCCTGGTGCCGCGCATGCGCCGCGAGTTCGGCGGCTGCGCCGGCAACATCGCCTACAACCTCAAGCTGCTCGGCGGCGATCCGATTCCGATGGCCACCGTTGGCCAGGACTTCGGTCCGTACCGCGAGCACTTCGAGCAGCAGGGCATCAACCTGTCGCAGGTGAAGGAGATCGAGGAGCTGTTCACGCCGCAGGCCTTCATCACCACCGACCACGACAACAACCAGATCACCGCGTTCCATCCGGGCGCGATGATGCGCAGCTACGAGAACCACGTGCGCGACGTCAAGGGCGTGAGCTTCGGCATCGTCAGCCCCGACGGTCGCGAAGGCATGCTGCAGAACGCCACCGAGTTCGCCGAGCTGGGCATTCCCTTCATCTTCGATCCGGGCCAGGCGATGCCGCTGTTCAACGGCGAAGAGCTGCGCCACTTCATCGAGCAGGCCGATTACGTCACCGTCAACGACTACGAGTCCAACCTGCTGCAGGAACGCACCGGCTGGAGCGAGAACGACATCGTCAAGCGGGTGAAGGCGTACATCACCACGCGCGGCCCGCACGGTTCGCAGATCCACACGCCGGAAAAGACCTTCGACATTCCGCCGGCGCACGAGCGCCGCGTCACCGACCCGACTGGCTGCGGCGATGCGTTCCGCGCCGGCCTGATCTTCGGCATCGAGAAGGGCTACGACTGGCTGACCATCGGCCGCATGGGCAACCTGATGGGCGCGCTCAAGGTCGAACACCCGGGCACGCAGAACCAGCGCTTCGATTACGACGAGTTCAACGAACAGTTCAAGCAGCAGTTCGGTTATTCGCTCTGA
- a CDS encoding aminoacyl-tRNA deacylase, with translation MLSPRLHNLLDQGHAPYTTLNHPRTITAHDTASIAHIEPVHFAKTVMIKADGRLAMVVMPSTYRADLYRLGLALGGAMVELAEETEFRGAFPDCEPGAMPPFGHLYGMPVYVDSRLAHQDEIAFNAGNHTEVVRMPYKEFERLAAPELLWLAHMM, from the coding sequence ATGCTCTCACCACGCCTGCACAATCTGCTCGACCAGGGGCACGCGCCCTACACCACGCTCAACCACCCGCGCACGATCACCGCCCACGACACCGCGTCGATCGCACACATCGAACCGGTGCATTTCGCCAAGACGGTGATGATCAAGGCCGACGGCCGACTGGCGATGGTGGTGATGCCGTCAACTTACCGCGCCGACCTGTATCGACTGGGGCTGGCCCTGGGCGGTGCGATGGTCGAGCTGGCCGAGGAGACCGAGTTCCGCGGCGCATTCCCCGACTGCGAACCTGGCGCGATGCCGCCGTTCGGCCATCTCTACGGCATGCCGGTGTATGTCGATTCGCGCCTGGCGCACCAGGACGAGATCGCGTTCAACGCGGGCAACCACACCGAAGTGGTGCGGATGCCCTACAAGGAGTTCGAACGCCTGGCGGCACCGGAGCTGCTATGGCTGGCGCACATGATGTAG
- a CDS encoding alpha/beta fold hydrolase: MTHRSLRLLAIVIPLLLVLVVAIVLWRDPYSLVRADFARQRIAAGLSRESATVDDHRWVYAYSDAAPKDAPTVVMLHGFTGSKENWYPVAKLLRGHYRLLIPDLPGWGESQRVDGADYGFLAQSERVDQFIEKVAADPRGVVLLGHSMGGGIAAVVAARYPRQVARVGLIDAAGVRFADNRFGEQVLAGKNPFAVEDEASLKRYLDTVFHDAKVRPWAPWPASSIYISRRRGDAAFEQQVLERIGRSDESFLPGKAAAAIRQPTLLLWCRQDAVIDFSAMALYAERIPQANRVLLEGCGHMSLVEQPGMVAQAIEMLIERGQTQ; encoded by the coding sequence GTGACGCACCGCAGCCTCAGGCTCCTGGCGATCGTCATTCCGCTGCTGCTCGTGCTGGTCGTCGCCATCGTCCTCTGGCGCGATCCCTACAGTCTCGTGCGTGCCGACTTCGCCCGCCAGCGCATCGCCGCCGGCCTGTCGCGCGAGAGCGCCACGGTCGACGACCACCGCTGGGTCTACGCCTACAGCGACGCGGCACCGAAGGACGCGCCCACCGTGGTGATGCTGCACGGTTTCACCGGCAGCAAGGAAAACTGGTACCCGGTCGCGAAGCTCCTGCGCGGGCACTACCGCCTGCTGATCCCGGACCTGCCGGGTTGGGGCGAGAGCCAGCGCGTCGACGGCGCCGACTATGGCTTTCTCGCCCAGAGCGAGCGCGTCGACCAATTCATCGAGAAGGTCGCGGCCGACCCGCGCGGTGTCGTCCTGCTCGGGCACTCGATGGGTGGCGGTATCGCCGCAGTCGTCGCCGCGCGTTATCCACGGCAGGTCGCGCGCGTCGGACTGATCGACGCGGCCGGCGTGCGCTTCGCCGACAATCGCTTCGGCGAGCAGGTGCTGGCCGGCAAGAATCCGTTCGCGGTCGAGGACGAGGCATCGCTCAAGCGCTACCTCGATACTGTCTTCCACGATGCCAAGGTACGACCGTGGGCACCGTGGCCGGCAAGCAGCATTTACATCAGTCGACGTCGTGGCGATGCGGCATTCGAGCAGCAGGTGCTCGAACGCATCGGCCGCAGCGACGAGAGTTTCCTGCCCGGAAAGGCCGCAGCCGCCATTCGCCAGCCGACGCTGCTGCTGTGGTGCCGGCAGGACGCGGTGATCGACTTCAGCGCGATGGCGCTGTATGCCGAGCGCATCCCGCAGGCAAATCGAGTGTTGCTCGAGGGCTGCGGGCACATGTCGCTGGTCGAACAACCCGGGATGGTCGCGCAGGCGATCGAAATGCTGATCGAACGAGGGCAGACACAATGA
- a CDS encoding M1 family metallopeptidase: protein MRHSILSLCLVAALAAGCSRDAAPPAATASKEAATVTAADQKSTAVVDEFSYAEPSKVRINDLALMLNVDFDKKELGGSATYTLDWTDPKATQLVLDSRDITVEKVVGERADGKWEDLTWKIGDKDKTLGSKFVIESPSRNKRIRVTYHTSPDASGLQWLTPAMTEGKKTPFMFSQSQQIHARSWVPLQDTPQVRFTYTAHVTSPKDTMVLMSADNDPKAARDGDYTFAMPQKIPSYLLAIAAGDLVFQPISGRAGVWAEPAMVKKAAKEFDDTEKMMQTAERLYGPYRWERYDILVLPPSFPYGGMENPRMTFATPTVIVGDKSLVSLVAHELAHSWSGNLVTFSTPKDSWLNEGFTSYVENRIVEDLYGKPAADMEKVISRNELAAEYKEIDPKLQVLAQRPGTVTNPDDSSSSTVYTKGAWFLQFLEERYGRDVFDPFLKGYFDHFAFQSIPTTTFIEYAKANLLDKYPGKVSEAELDEWIYQPGVPANAPKTVSPRFDAVDAARKAWLDAGTLPAKDATAKWSTQEWVHFIDGMPETLKPEPLAALDAAYHFTGTPNGEIAQRWYPLAVRSGYTQANDAIAAFLERIGRRKLIMPTYNELVKTPAGLKLAQDTFAKARPGYHPITTDSVEAAIAKAQQATAKQ from the coding sequence ATGCGTCATTCGATCCTCTCCCTCTGCCTCGTTGCCGCCCTTGCCGCTGGTTGCTCGCGCGATGCCGCGCCGCCGGCCGCCACCGCTTCCAAGGAGGCCGCCACCGTGACAGCAGCCGACCAGAAGTCCACCGCCGTCGTCGACGAGTTTTCCTACGCCGAGCCGTCCAAGGTCCGCATCAACGACCTCGCCCTGATGCTCAACGTCGACTTCGACAAGAAGGAACTCGGCGGCAGCGCGACCTACACGCTGGACTGGACCGACCCCAAGGCGACGCAGCTGGTGCTGGACTCGCGCGACATCACCGTCGAGAAGGTCGTGGGCGAGCGCGCCGACGGCAAGTGGGAAGACCTCACCTGGAAGATCGGCGACAAGGACAAGACCCTCGGCAGCAAGTTCGTCATCGAGTCACCGTCGCGCAACAAGCGCATCCGCGTCACCTACCACACCTCGCCCGACGCATCGGGCCTGCAGTGGCTGACGCCGGCGATGACCGAGGGCAAGAAGACGCCCTTCATGTTCAGCCAGTCGCAGCAGATCCACGCCCGTTCGTGGGTGCCGCTGCAGGACACGCCGCAGGTGCGCTTCACCTACACCGCGCACGTGACCTCGCCGAAGGACACGATGGTGCTGATGAGCGCCGATAACGATCCCAAGGCCGCGCGCGATGGCGACTACACCTTCGCCATGCCGCAGAAGATCCCGTCGTACCTGCTGGCGATCGCCGCCGGCGACCTCGTGTTCCAGCCGATCAGCGGCCGCGCCGGTGTCTGGGCGGAACCGGCGATGGTGAAGAAGGCGGCCAAGGAGTTCGACGACACCGAGAAGATGATGCAGACGGCCGAGCGCCTGTACGGCCCGTACCGCTGGGAGCGTTACGACATCCTCGTGCTGCCGCCGTCGTTCCCGTATGGCGGCATGGAAAACCCGCGCATGACCTTCGCCACGCCGACCGTGATCGTCGGCGACAAGTCGCTCGTGTCGCTGGTCGCGCATGAGCTGGCGCACAGCTGGTCTGGCAACCTGGTGACGTTCTCCACGCCCAAGGACAGCTGGCTCAACGAAGGCTTCACCAGCTACGTCGAAAACCGCATCGTCGAGGACCTGTACGGCAAGCCGGCAGCCGACATGGAGAAAGTGATCTCGCGCAACGAGCTTGCCGCGGAGTACAAGGAAATCGATCCGAAGCTGCAGGTGCTGGCGCAGCGTCCGGGCACCGTCACCAATCCCGATGACTCCAGCAGCTCGACCGTCTACACCAAGGGCGCCTGGTTCCTGCAGTTCCTCGAGGAGCGTTACGGCCGCGACGTGTTCGATCCGTTCCTGAAGGGCTACTTCGACCACTTCGCCTTCCAGAGCATCCCGACCACCACGTTCATCGAGTACGCGAAGGCCAACCTGCTCGACAAGTACCCGGGCAAGGTCAGCGAAGCCGAGCTGGACGAGTGGATCTACCAGCCGGGCGTTCCGGCCAATGCACCCAAGACGGTGTCGCCGCGCTTCGATGCGGTCGATGCCGCGCGCAAGGCCTGGCTCGATGCCGGCACGCTGCCCGCCAAGGACGCGACCGCGAAGTGGAGCACGCAGGAATGGGTGCACTTCATCGACGGCATGCCCGAAACGCTCAAGCCCGAGCCGCTGGCCGCGCTCGACGCCGCGTATCACTTCACCGGCACGCCGAACGGCGAGATCGCCCAGCGCTGGTATCCGCTCGCCGTGCGCAGCGGTTACACGCAGGCCAATGACGCGATCGCCGCGTTCTTGGAGCGCATCGGCCGCCGCAAGCTGATCATGCCGACCTACAACGAGCTGGTGAAAACGCCCGCAGGCCTGAAGCTGGCGCAGGACACCTTCGCCAAGGCGCGACCGGGCTACCACCCGATCACCACCGACTCGGTGGAAGCGGCGATCGCCAAGGCGCAGCAGGCGACCGCCAAGCAGTAA
- the ubiE gene encoding bifunctional demethylmenaquinone methyltransferase/2-methoxy-6-polyprenyl-1,4-benzoquinol methylase UbiE, with the protein MNQSSSDKPGSDKTGTTHFGFRDVPTGEKQKLVGKVFSSVASKYDLMNDLMSLGVHRVWKRYFVGTAQVKRGDRVLDLAGGTGDIALLLRDRVGDAGSIVLGDINGEMLRVGRDRMTDMGKVAGFEYVQMNAEKLPFPDGSFDLVTIAFGLRNVTDKDAALREMHRVLKVGGQARVLEFSEVKADWFKPIYDFHSFKVLPQLGKLFANDSDSYQYLAESIRKHPPQDELKAMMQAAGFARCDYRNLSGGIVAIHTGYKV; encoded by the coding sequence ATGAACCAATCAAGCTCCGACAAGCCAGGCTCCGACAAGACCGGCACCACGCACTTCGGCTTCCGCGACGTTCCCACCGGCGAGAAGCAGAAGCTGGTCGGCAAGGTCTTCTCCTCGGTCGCCAGCAAGTACGACCTGATGAACGACCTTATGTCGTTGGGCGTGCACCGCGTGTGGAAGCGCTATTTCGTCGGCACCGCCCAGGTCAAGCGCGGCGACCGCGTCCTCGACCTGGCCGGCGGCACCGGCGACATCGCCCTGCTGCTGCGCGACCGCGTCGGCGACGCCGGCAGCATCGTGCTGGGCGACATCAACGGCGAGATGCTGCGCGTCGGCCGCGACCGCATGACCGACATGGGCAAGGTCGCCGGCTTCGAATACGTGCAGATGAACGCCGAGAAGCTGCCGTTCCCGGATGGCAGCTTCGACCTGGTCACGATTGCCTTCGGCCTGCGCAACGTCACCGACAAGGACGCGGCGCTGCGCGAGATGCATCGCGTGCTGAAGGTCGGCGGCCAGGCGCGGGTGCTGGAGTTCTCGGAAGTGAAGGCCGACTGGTTCAAGCCGATCTACGACTTCCACTCCTTCAAGGTGCTGCCGCAGCTGGGCAAGCTGTTCGCCAATGACTCGGACAGCTACCAGTACCTGGCCGAAAGCATCCGCAAGCATCCGCCGCAGGACGAGCTGAAGGCGATGATGCAGGCGGCGGGCTTCGCCCGTTGCGACTACCGCAACCTGTCGGGCGGGATCGTGGCGATCCACACGGGTTACAAGGTCTAG
- a CDS encoding MFS transporter — protein sequence MSQVAPREWLPHERPLFPGSPSTPHHPTWLRWAFGLTGALVAITGSLGNAMVTTNLLQLQGSLGVTATEIAWLPAAYVMTNVSANLILIKFRQQFGLRLFTEISLVLYALVTFGHLFVHGPGSAIAVRAAHGIVGAALTTLGVFYMIQALPAQHRLRALAIGIGVSQIGAPIARVISPDLLEFGEWRGLYLFELGLALLSLGAVLLLRLPPGDRYKVFERLDALSITLLSVGMALLCAVLSLGRIVWWREAPWIGWCLAGSIVLVVAGVAVEHFRTNPLINTRWLSSGLMLRLGIAIILLRMALSEQSVGAVGFLQAMGLTNEQMRGLFAVVLLGCIIGIATSAMTVRPVLTRVPALIALTCILIGALMDAYSSNLTRPPQLMVSQFLIGFGSTFFLAPALIAGVGSVIAQPRNLISFFVMFSITQNVGALFGSAFLSTFQVIREKYHSSQLVEPLTLLDPLVAARIQSGANVYGQAVTDPALRNAQGLRQLAAAASREANVLAYNDVYFAIAAIAVMTMIWLTIVATRARLQARRERRLAALATAGSTP from the coding sequence ATGAGCCAGGTTGCTCCCCGTGAATGGTTGCCGCACGAGCGGCCACTGTTTCCGGGCTCGCCGTCGACGCCGCACCACCCGACCTGGCTGCGCTGGGCGTTCGGGCTGACCGGCGCGCTGGTGGCGATCACCGGCAGCCTCGGCAATGCCATGGTCACCACCAACCTGCTGCAGTTGCAGGGGTCGCTGGGGGTGACGGCCACCGAGATCGCCTGGCTGCCGGCCGCCTACGTGATGACCAACGTCTCGGCCAACCTCATCCTGATCAAGTTCCGCCAGCAGTTCGGCCTGCGCCTGTTCACCGAGATCAGCCTGGTGCTGTACGCGCTGGTCACGTTCGGCCACCTGTTCGTGCACGGACCGGGCTCGGCCATCGCGGTGCGCGCCGCACACGGTATCGTCGGCGCCGCGCTGACCACGCTGGGCGTGTTCTACATGATCCAGGCCCTGCCGGCGCAGCACCGCCTGCGCGCGCTGGCCATCGGCATCGGCGTGAGCCAGATCGGCGCACCGATCGCGCGGGTGATCTCCCCCGACCTGCTCGAGTTCGGCGAGTGGCGCGGTCTTTACCTGTTCGAACTGGGCCTGGCCCTGCTGTCGTTGGGCGCGGTGTTGCTGCTGCGACTGCCGCCGGGCGATCGCTACAAGGTCTTCGAACGGCTCGATGCGCTGTCCATCACCCTGCTGTCGGTCGGCATGGCGCTGCTCTGCGCCGTACTGTCGCTGGGCCGGATCGTCTGGTGGCGCGAGGCGCCGTGGATCGGCTGGTGCCTGGCCGGTTCCATCGTGCTGGTGGTCGCGGGCGTGGCAGTCGAGCACTTCCGCACCAATCCGCTGATCAACACGCGCTGGCTCAGCAGCGGCCTGATGCTGCGGCTGGGCATCGCGATCATCCTGCTGCGCATGGCGCTGTCGGAGCAGAGCGTCGGCGCGGTGGGGTTCCTGCAGGCGATGGGCCTGACCAACGAGCAGATGCGCGGCCTGTTCGCGGTGGTGCTGCTGGGCTGCATCATCGGCATCGCCACCAGTGCGATGACGGTCAGGCCGGTGCTGACGCGGGTGCCGGCGCTGATCGCGTTGACCTGCATCCTCATCGGCGCGCTGATGGATGCGTATTCCAGCAACCTCACGCGGCCACCGCAATTGATGGTGAGCCAGTTCCTGATCGGATTCGGCAGCACCTTCTTCCTTGCGCCTGCGCTGATCGCCGGCGTCGGCAGCGTGATCGCGCAGCCGCGCAACCTGATCAGCTTCTTCGTGATGTTCTCGATCACCCAGAACGTCGGAGCGCTGTTCGGCTCGGCATTCCTCAGCACCTTCCAGGTGATCCGCGAGAAGTACCACTCCAGCCAGCTGGTCGAACCCCTGACCCTGCTCGACCCACTGGTGGCCGCTCGCATCCAGTCCGGCGCCAACGTCTATGGGCAGGCGGTCACCGACCCGGCCCTGCGCAATGCGCAGGGGCTGCGGCAGCTGGCCGCCGCGGCTTCACGCGAAGCCAA